In Arthrobacter citreus, a genomic segment contains:
- a CDS encoding bifunctional 3'-5' exonuclease/DNA polymerase has product MYVVLTPAGPGPAAGSLQLQETDDAGQPAAAPAVVVPSLLAAVVGDYEDRPVNVRWVFSSTRDVYPQLLSAGVHVERSHDLALVRGILRFSEAAPPSPYIEALRAGAPEGDADLLPRQLLPVQPAPNQSSLFEELEGFDDPAARRGPSLEDQVTELQAQLAAVAASPSRQGLALLLAAESAGGLIAVEMEHAGLPWRRDIHEAMLEQELGPRPPEGQRPVRLEQLAAELREKLGNPGFNPDSPQELLRALHRAGIEVKTTRSWELEQHEHPAIAPLLEYKRLSRLLSANGWTWLDAWVSDGRFRPEYVVGGVVSGRWASRGGGALQIPRFVRDAVRPDPGHKLIVADAAQLEPRVLAALGRDNALAAAARGKDLYQGIADQNFNGDRAQAKMAMLGAMYGATSGEAGRLMPALTRSYPQAIDVVERGARAGEAGKVVTSHLGRSTPPVSERWLRSQQTASAEEQRRADSLARSQGRFTRNFVVQSTAAEWALCWLAEIRRRLRAASVSAPAGELVFFLHDEVMLHVPQSRAAEVSALVTDAAAAATRLLFGSIPLEFPVVAVTVDSYAQAK; this is encoded by the coding sequence ATGTACGTTGTCCTCACCCCGGCCGGTCCCGGCCCCGCCGCCGGTTCCCTGCAGCTGCAGGAGACAGACGACGCCGGTCAGCCCGCCGCAGCCCCCGCCGTCGTCGTGCCCTCCCTGCTCGCTGCCGTGGTGGGTGACTATGAGGACCGCCCCGTGAACGTCCGCTGGGTATTTTCCAGCACCCGCGACGTGTATCCGCAGCTGCTGAGCGCCGGTGTGCACGTTGAACGCAGCCACGATTTGGCCCTGGTCCGCGGCATCCTGCGCTTTTCCGAAGCAGCCCCGCCCTCCCCTTATATTGAGGCGCTGCGCGCCGGGGCGCCCGAGGGTGATGCTGACCTGCTTCCCCGCCAGCTGCTGCCGGTCCAGCCTGCCCCGAACCAGAGCTCACTCTTCGAGGAACTGGAGGGCTTCGATGACCCAGCCGCCCGCCGCGGTCCCTCCCTCGAAGACCAGGTAACCGAACTGCAGGCCCAGCTCGCCGCAGTTGCCGCTTCCCCGTCACGGCAGGGACTCGCACTGCTGCTCGCCGCCGAATCCGCCGGCGGGCTGATTGCGGTGGAAATGGAGCATGCGGGTCTGCCGTGGCGGCGCGACATCCACGAGGCCATGCTGGAACAGGAGTTGGGTCCGCGCCCGCCCGAGGGGCAGCGCCCGGTCCGGCTGGAACAGCTGGCCGCGGAGCTGCGCGAAAAACTGGGCAACCCCGGGTTCAACCCGGACTCCCCGCAGGAACTGCTGCGCGCCCTGCACCGGGCCGGCATCGAAGTGAAGACCACCCGGTCCTGGGAGCTGGAGCAGCACGAGCACCCCGCCATCGCGCCGCTGCTCGAATACAAGCGGCTATCCCGGCTGCTCAGCGCCAACGGCTGGACCTGGCTGGACGCCTGGGTGTCGGACGGCCGGTTCCGCCCGGAGTATGTGGTGGGCGGCGTGGTGTCCGGCCGCTGGGCCTCACGCGGCGGCGGCGCGCTGCAGATCCCGCGCTTTGTGCGCGACGCCGTCCGCCCGGATCCGGGGCACAAACTGATTGTCGCCGACGCCGCGCAGCTCGAACCGCGGGTCCTGGCAGCCCTGGGCCGGGACAACGCGCTTGCCGCCGCGGCCCGCGGCAAAGATCTGTATCAGGGCATCGCTGACCAGAACTTCAATGGCGACCGGGCGCAGGCCAAAATGGCGATGCTCGGCGCCATGTACGGGGCCACGTCCGGTGAAGCGGGTCGGCTGATGCCGGCTCTTACCCGTTCGTATCCGCAGGCGATAGACGTCGTCGAGCGCGGTGCCCGCGCCGGCGAGGCCGGAAAAGTGGTCACCAGCCATTTGGGACGCAGCACGCCCCCGGTGTCCGAGCGCTGGCTGCGGTCCCAGCAGACAGCCTCCGCCGAAGAGCAGCGCCGCGCCGATTCGCTGGCCCGGTCGCAGGGCAGGTTCACCCGCAACTTCGTGGTGCAGTCCACGGCGGCGGAATGGGCCCTGTGCTGGCTGGCCGAAATACGACGCCGGCTGCGGGCGGCATCGGTGTCCGCACCGGCCGGGGAACTGGTGTTTTTCCTGCACGACGAGGTAATGCTGCACGTGCCGCAATCCAGGGCTGCGGAGGTCTCGGCACTGGTGACGGACGCGGCTGCGGCCGCGACCCGGCTGCTGTTCGGATCCATTCCGCTGGAGTTCCCGGTGGTCGCCGTGACCGTTGATTCCTACGCCCAGGCCAAGTAG